The region TTGCATATATTAAAAGGGAATCTAGATTTTCTCCGAAAATTTTCACAGCAACATCTTGTCTAATACCGGTCATCAATTCATTAAAACGCATTTGTATAGGCTGATTGGCTTCAAAAAACACGCCAGGGATAACTTCTAATTTCTCCATCATTTCGTTTGAAAGCGCATCATACGTTTTATTCGTTTTCCATTCATCTTGCGGTTTAAGAATAATCATCAAATCAGTCGCTTCTGGAGGCATAGGGTCTGTGGGAACTTCGGCAGCACCCGTTTTTCCAACTACCATTTTTACTTCGTCAAACTCCTTTATGATTTTAGAAACCTGCATAGATGTTTCTATGCTTTGGCTTAAAGAGGTACCCTGTGGCAAAATGCAATGGAAAGCAAAATCACCTTCTCCTAATTTTGGGAGAAATTCACCACCCATATTTGAAAATAGATAGATACTTAAAGTAAATAGTCCAAGTGTAATGCTTATAACTACATATTTTATCTGAATGGCTTTTTCTAATAAGGGTTTGTAAACACCTTGTAGTTTTTCCATCATTTTGTCTGAAAAATTTCTTTTTGTAATTGGTTTCTTTGACAAACACAACGCACTCATCATAGGAATGTAAGTAAAGGACAAAATCAATGCTCCTATAATCGCAAAACCTACAGTCTGTGCCATTGGAGTGAACATTTTTCCCTCGATACCTACTAATGTTAATATGGGTAGATAAACAATAAGAATAATAATTTCTCCAAAAGCAGCGCTGGTGCGAATTTTTCTGGCGGATTCAAATACTTCTGCATCCATTTCTTCTTGGCTTAGTTTGTGCATGCTTTTCCGCAACCCTAAATGGTGCATCGTTGCTTCAACAACTATCAACGAACCGTCTACAATCAGTCCAAAATCAATGGCTCCTAAACTCATGAGATTGGCACTTACTCCAAACAAACGCATCATTGCTAAGGCAAAAAGCATCGATAAAGGAATGGCCGATGCCACTATTAGTCCTGCTCTGATATTTCCTAGAAAAAGGATCAATACAAAGATTACAATCAGTGCTCCTTCTATCAGGTTGTTTTTTACGGTATTAATTGCTCTACCAATTAAATCGGTTCTATCCAAAAATGGCTCAATAACAATATCTTCAGGAAGAGACTTTTGGATTACAGGAATTTTTTCTTTTATATTTTTTACTACTTCAGCAGTATTTTCTCCTTTCAGCATCATTACAATGCCACCAACGGCATCAACTTTTCCATTAAAGGTTAAAGCGCCATAACGAATTGCATGTCCAAAACGAACCTCTGCAATGTCCTTAATAAATATGGGAACAGTGGTAGTTTTTTTGACAACAATATTACCTACATCTTCAAGAGAATTAACTAAACCAATACCGCGAATGAAGTAGGCACTGGGCTTTTTGTCAATATAAGCTCCTCCTGTATTTTGATTGTTTTTTTCCAAGGCCGTAAAAACCTCAGAAATACTAACATCCATAGCTTTAAGTCGATTTGGATCAATCGATACCTCATATTGTTTAAGCAATCCCCCAAAACTATTTACTTCCGCTACTCCAGCAGTGCCATATAGCTGTCGGGAAACAATCCAATCCTGCATGCTTCGTAAATCCATAGCAGAATATTTATTTTCGCTGCCTTTTTTAGGGTGAAGTATGTATTGATATACTTCACCAAGTCCTGTACTTACAGGCGCAAGCTCAGGTGTACCAATACCATCGGGTATTTGTTCTTCTGCTTCTTTTAGTTTTTCATTTACCAACTGTCGGGCAAAATAAATATCTACTTCGTCCTTGAATACAATTGTAACTACAGAAAGTCCAAACCTTGAAATGCTTCTAATTTCTTCTACTTTGGGAAGGTTAACTACACTTTGTTCAACGGGAAATGTAACCAATTGCTCTACTTCCTGTCCTGCTAAAGTAGGACATAGTGTAATAACCTGAACCTGATTATTTGTGATATCTGGCTGAGCGTCAATTGGTATTTTGGTGGCACTCCATAACCCCCAAATGATAAGTAACAAGGTCATAATTCCTATGAAAAACTTGTTTTTAACGGAAAATTTTATAATATTATCTAACACTTTATACTAGAATTAATGATAAATTAGTAATAAAAATCAGGAAATGATTTGCAGCCGGAAATACAAAGTACTACCGACAACTCATTGCGTTTAAAGGTTTTACATTAAACACAAATTCATTTTAAACATTAAAAATTAGGTAATAATCTTAGGGGGTTGCCAAATCTCACCGTAATATCTAGGTAGAAAAACGGTTTTATAATATATTTTTGGTTTAGGTAAGTTTAAAGCTAAAGGTTGTATTATTTCAATCTCAAAAAAATTCTGTTGAAGAACTACTCCCGTTACCATTCCACAACAGTTACATAAACAAAAAGGGGTGCACAAATCTTGCGCTTCATCATGTTTGTGAGTTTCTTGGTGGGCTATTTCAGTAGAGTGATTTTGAATCTGAGTTAAATTTTTTTCTACCATATCAGTACAAGGCATTATAAACAATACCATCATATAAAGTGCCATTATGGAAGAAAATAATTTCATATTATCTTCAAATTTAATAAAAATATGTTGCAATGGTATTGCATTTTTTTAAAGTTACAAAAGATAGTATGATCTCCTTATAATAAAAGGCAAAAGAATTAATCTTCGCTTTTTTATTCGGTATAAAGTTACCAATAGTCAATTAATGTATTAATTAAAGAATTATGAAAAAACAAGTGGTAATGTAGGCTTCCAAACATTGTTTTCTAAAGCATTTATATAATCTTCAGATAGTTGTATGTTTTGTTTGTTCATTCTTTGAGCAAAAAATAATGCAAAACTCGAAGCCAATATTTGAATATCTTTTTTACGTTCTTTTAAGGACGGTAGATTTATTGTAAAAACAGACAATCTATAAAATAAATCACTTCGAAAGTTATGATTCAATATTTCTTCGTCTAGGTTTTTGTTTGTTGCTGCAATAATACGAACATTAACTTTGACTGGCGTAGTATCTCCAACTTTTAAAAATTCTCCAGTTCCTAAAACTCTTAATAATTTTGCTTGTAATTCTAAAGCCATTTCTCCCAACTCATCAAGAAAAATGGTGCCATTATGTGCTTCTTCAAAAAGACCTTTAGTTTCTTTTACTGCTCCTGTAAATGCACCTGCTTTATGCCCAAAAAGTTCGCTTTCTAATATTTCTTTAGTAAATGAAGAACAGTTTATTGCAACAAATTTTTTATTATTTCTGTTACTAGCTTGATGGATTGCTTGAGCAAAAACTTCCTTTCCTGTACCTGTTTCTCCTAAAATTAAAACAGTAGTATCTGTTTTGGCTACTTGTTTTGCAAGTTCAATAGCATTGACTATTTGTTTTGTTTTCCTAAAATATTATCAAAAGAATATTTTTCTCCAACCTGTTTTTCTAATTGATGTACTCTTTTTGCTAATTCTACTTTTTCAATAGCCTTATAAATTAATGGTAAAATCTTGTTATTATCGTCTCCCTTAGTGAAATAATCAAAAGCTCCATTTTTAATAGCTTGCACTCCATCAGGGATATTGCCCTAAGCTGTAAGTAAAATTATTTCTAAAAGTGGATATTTCTCTTTGATATTTTTTGAAAGTTCAACTCCATTACCATTAGGTAGTTTTACATCACAAAGAACTATATCAATTTTTGATTTTTCTAGTTTGCTAAATGCAGATTTACAATCATTTGCTTGAATAACTTTAAATCCTTCTAAACTAATAATTCTTGCTAGCAAAGCTCTTAACTTTTCCTCGTCATCTATTATTAATATCTTTTTCAAAATCAAATTTATTTTTGTTAAACAAAATTAGTGTTTATATTATTAAAAAGCATTAGATACTTAATGTTTTGCTTTTACTATGACTTTTGCATACTGTTGTGTTGTTCTCAAATTGATGACCAAGCATTTTACTAACACTTTCAATAGGTACACCATTTGTAAATGCTACCGTTGTACCAAATGTATATCGGGCAATGTGAAATGTTATTTTTTAACAATTTCATAAACACCAGTTATTTCTTTCAAGCACCATTCGCAAAATAAATATTTTTAAATTTATACTATAATATAAAAAAATTCTATATTTGATAATAATTTAGATTATAATATAAATAATGTTAGAGTTTGTTACCATAAAAGATATTCAAAAAGCATTAGGCGAATGGTGTAAGTTATTGCGTAAACGCGAGAAATTAACGCAACAAGACTTAGCTTCTGAATTAGATTTATCGCCAATAACTATTTCTAAACTTGAAAATGGTGAAAATGCTACGCTTGAAACTGTTTTAAAAATATTACAATATTTTGATGAAATGAATAGTTTTAATCAGTTTATTCAATCTAGAATAACGAACCTAAACGAAAGTAAATCTTTGTATTAATATGGCTAAAAATCAAATCATATCGGTTGTTTATAAAGATACAGAAATTGGTAAAATAGGTTATGACCCTGATCAAAAAAAATCTTTTTTTCAGTATCATCCCGATTTTTTAACAAGTAATCGTTATAAAAAAATGTTTCCGTATATCTTTCGTAGAACACCAAATGTACAGGTGTTTTCTGAATTTGAAGGCGAAACATTCAGAGGTTTACCTTCTATGATAGCCGATTCACTTCCTGATGTTTTTGGTAATTTAATTTATAAAGAATGGTTAGAATTCAATCATAAAGAAGCTAAAAACATTAGTCCGCTAGAACAATTAGCCTATGTGGGTAACCGTGGAATGGGTGCTTTAGAATTTATGCCTTCAAAAACAATTTCTACAGAAGCTGAAATTAATATTGATGAAATTTCAGAGGTTGTAAAAAAAGTTTTAGATGTAAAGTCAACTATTCATGAAAAAAATCTAAGTGATTTAGCATTACGTAATATTTTTAAAATTGGAACATCGGCAGGTGGTGCTCGCCCTAAAATTTTGATTTCTGAACATAAAGCATCTGGAAAAATCATCGCAGGTGATTTAGAAGTATCTGATGCTTATAATCATTATTTAATAAAATTGGCTATAGATGAAGAATCGGGGTATTCAAAAGAAAAAGTAGAATTTGTTTATTATCAACTAGCAACTTCTATCGAGATTGAAATGATGCCTTCGAAGTTGATTGATGACAAACATTTTGCAACCTTGCGTTTTGATAGACAAAGAGGAGAGAAGTTGCATGTTTTAACGGCTTCTGGAATGACAGGATGGGATTTTAGAAAACCAGAAAATTCAAATTATGACAATCTTTTTAAATTAGCTATTGATTTAAAGGTTCCACATAAAGATATTCAGCAGCTATTTAAACGTATGGTTTTTAATTTGGTATTTGCTAATATTGATGATCATTT is a window of Myroides sp. JBRI-B21084 DNA encoding:
- a CDS encoding helix-turn-helix domain-containing protein, which codes for MLEFVTIKDIQKALGEWCKLLRKREKLTQQDLASELDLSPITISKLENGENATLETVLKILQYFDEMNSFNQFIQSRITNLNESKSLY
- a CDS encoding response regulator, which gives rise to MKKILIIDDEEKLRALLARIISLEGFKVIQANDCKSAFSKLEKSKIDIVLCDVKLPNGNGVELSKNIKEKYPLLEIILLTA
- a CDS encoding type II toxin-antitoxin system HipA family toxin, which gives rise to MAKNQIISVVYKDTEIGKIGYDPDQKKSFFQYHPDFLTSNRYKKMFPYIFRRTPNVQVFSEFEGETFRGLPSMIADSLPDVFGNLIYKEWLEFNHKEAKNISPLEQLAYVGNRGMGALEFMPSKTISTEAEINIDEISEVVKKVLDVKSTIHEKNLSDLALRNIFKIGTSAGGARPKILISEHKASGKIIAGDLEVSDAYNHYLIKLAIDEESGYSKEKVEFVYYQLATSIEIEMMPSKLIDDKHFATLRFDRQRGEKLHVLTASGMTGWDFRKPENSNYDNLFKLAIDLKVPHKDIQQLFKRMVFNLVFANIDDHLKNFSFVYNELKDKWNLSPAYDLTYPLDALMNYTRISRAMAINNKRTDINRQDVVDLAERYSIKNAKGIISEVVEATEHFKKLCNKQNLPDKVIQKIYSEFNFLL
- a CDS encoding DUF6660 family protein, translated to MQHIFIKFEDNMKLFSSIMALYMMVLFIMPCTDMVEKNLTQIQNHSTEIAHQETHKHDEAQDLCTPFCLCNCCGMVTGVVLQQNFFEIEIIQPLALNLPKPKIYYKTVFLPRYYGEIWQPPKIIT
- a CDS encoding sigma 54-interacting transcriptional regulator; its protein translation is MVNAIELAKQVAKTDTTVLILGETGTGKEVFAQAIHQASNRNNKKFVAINCSSFTKEILESELFGHKAGAFTGAVKETKGLFEEAHNGTIFLDELGEMALELQAKLLRVLGTGEFLKVGDTTPVKVNVRIIAATNKNLDEEILNHNFRSDLFYRLSVFTINLPSLKERKKDIQILASSFALFFAQRMNKQNIQLSEDYINALENNVWKPTLPLVFS